The genomic stretch TTTGGTTCTTGCTTTTCAAAATGATATTTGCCAGTGTGCAGAGAGCTTGGCCCTAAACGAGCAAACTTAATCATTAAATACATTTCAATAATCAAAAGAGCGGTGTAGAACGCTGCTAGTGCAATAATTGAACCCCATACGTCACCAGTACTTAAACTAGAAGTAGAGAGGTGAGTTGGTAAGATTTCACCAATAGACCATGGTTGACGACCGCCTTCAGCTACATACCAACCAGTTTGTGCAGCAATCCAAGGAAGCGGTAGAGCAAACAATGCATATTTCAGAAGCCAAGGTTTATTTTCAGCATTTCTTTTTGCTACAGCCCAAGTCGCTAAAATGAAGAGTAGTAGCATTAAGAAACCAGAGGCAACCATTGCACGGAAAGAGAAAAATAACGCTGTAACATTTGGAACAGTATCTTTTACAGCAGCTTTAATATTTTGTTCACTTGCATCAACTACATTGGGTGCATATTTCTTAAGAAGTAGGCCATAACCTAAATCTTTCTGATTTTTTTCAAAAGAAGCCAATAGTTCGGGTGAGCGATCACCTGCACGCAATTTTTCAAGTTCAGCATAGGCAAGCATACCGTTGCGAATACGAACTTCGTGTTGTTGCATGAGATCTTTAAGACCAGTAACTTCTTTGGTTGTTGAACGAGTTGCAATTAAACCTAATGCATAGGGAATTTTAACTGCATAATCTGTCCGCATCTCTTCATGGTTTGGTACACCAAACAAAGTAAACGGAGCGGGAGCAGGATGAGTATCCCATTCGGCTTCGATTGCAGCGAGTTTAGTTTTTTGAACATCACCTAGCTCATAGCCAGATTCATCACCTAACAAAATCACTGAAAGTGTAGATGCAAGACCGAAAATGGCAGCAATTGCAAATGAGCGACGGGCGAAAGGAAGGTCACGTTTTTTAAGTAAGTAATAGCTTGAAATGGCAAGTACAAAAATTGCACCAGTTACATAACCCGCAGAAACGGTATGTACGAATTTCACCTGAGCTACAGGGTTAAAGATAAGCGCGCCGAAATCAACTAATTCCATACGCATTGTTTCAAAGTTAAATGCAGCACCTACAGGGTTCTGCATCCATCCATTCGCCACTAAAATCCAAAGCGCTGACATATTCGACCCGAGAGCAACTAACCATGTTACGCCTAGATGCTGAACCTTACTTAAACGATCCCATCCGAAGAAGAATAAACCAATAAATGTAGACTCAAGAAAGAATGCCATAAGGCCTTCAATTGCTAATGGAGCACCAAAAATATCACCTACATAGTGTGAGTAATAAGCCCAGTTTGTTCCAAATTGGAACTCCATTGTTAAGCCAGTTGTTACCCCTAAAGCAAAGTTAATACCAAATAATTTTCCCCAAAATTTAGTCATATCCTTGTAAATTTCTTTACCGGAAATGACATAAGTGGTTTCCATGATGGCAAGGATAAATGCCAAACCTAGAGTTAAAGGGACGAAAAGAAAGTGATACATTGCGGTCATCGCAAATTGAAACCGCGAAAGATCAACCACGCTTTCAGAAATCATCAACGTGTCTCCTTAATGTGGGAAATGTTATCGCCAGCAATATGCTCGGCGACCTGATTGTCAAAATTTTTGGGGATGGTGGGAGCATCAAACCAAATATGTTTGATCGTTAAGAGAAGCACTATTTTTATTATTAGAATAATAGTGATTTCTTTAACTAAACGACCATTAAGATTTTTAAAATTAAGGCTCATAAATTAAACCTCATTTGAGATTAATTTTATTATTAATCAAAATATAATAAAAATAAACATTAAATATATTTTAAATGAATATTTAAATAATTAAATTTTATAAAACAAATACTTAATATTTTAAAATAAATACTATACTAAAATGGTTTGAATTGATTATTAAATCCTACTAAAACACTTGTAAATAAAAATATTAAGTTGATTAAAATAGTTTGTTTTAATTTAATACCGACTAAAATGATTGTATATTATATTTATAAATTATATTTCAAACTAAAATAGTTGGAATAATAAATAATTAATTAAAAAGAAAATAATAAAATATAGACGTAATAAAGCCTGCAAAAAGCAGCAAGTAAATAGAATAGTAGTGAAAATTTAATCGGGGGCAAAAAGATCGTTTGATACAGAAATTTTCTTGGCTACATAATGGCTTTTATGCACTCTGACAAGGATAACCTGAGAGTATAATTCGAGTTCGCCGTATTCTGGTTCGACTTGAACGTAGTGGAGCTGGCCAAATTCATCACGCACTCGCGCTTGGGCAGAAAACCCAGGTCTAGCATTACCACTGGAAACCGTCGCTAATCGTCCTAAAAGATTATAGTTTGTATGAGTAAGCTTTGGTTTAATTACTTGGTCAAGGCAGTGAATCATGAACACAGTAAAAAAGATTGCGATGACAAGAGCTGGGACGATTAAATAAAATGGTGAAATAAAATAATGCTGGATTGCAAAGAAAGAGAGCTGTAAAAAATAGCCTGCAAAACTAAAATTGATAAGTAAAAAAACGAAAATTAAAGCTTTAGAAAATTTAACGTTAAGTAGTGGTGAATTAGAAAGCCAAACAGGCGCAATTTTTTTGAGTAATTGACTTGGACGAAGTCCAATATACATACCAATGGTTTCTACCACGCTGAGTAATATCAAAGCCACTACACTTAAGTGAAATGGCATAAGATAATAATTGAAAAAGAAATCAGCCATGGCAGAAACTCTAATGTTGATCGCTTCAGTCTACGATGTAGATACCGCCATCTGAATGTACTTTAATCTCAACTTTATTTAGAAAATCACCTAAACATGGTCCTGAGATACATTCGCCTGTTTCCACAGTGAATAAAGCACCATGGGTAGAACATTGAATATATTCTTGGTCCTGATCGAGAAATTGATTTTCTAAATATTCAAGCTCTGTTTGCAAATGAGGGCATAAGTTTTGATAAGCATAGAATGCGCCATCACGTTGTGTAATGAAAATAGTAGTTCCTTGTAAAGTGTCAAAAGCTCTAGCTTCACGC from Acinetobacter pittii encodes the following:
- the cydA gene encoding cytochrome ubiquinol oxidase subunit I; protein product: MISESVVDLSRFQFAMTAMYHFLFVPLTLGLAFILAIMETTYVISGKEIYKDMTKFWGKLFGINFALGVTTGLTMEFQFGTNWAYYSHYVGDIFGAPLAIEGLMAFFLESTFIGLFFFGWDRLSKVQHLGVTWLVALGSNMSALWILVANGWMQNPVGAAFNFETMRMELVDFGALIFNPVAQVKFVHTVSAGYVTGAIFVLAISSYYLLKKRDLPFARRSFAIAAIFGLASTLSVILLGDESGYELGDVQKTKLAAIEAEWDTHPAPAPFTLFGVPNHEEMRTDYAVKIPYALGLIATRSTTKEVTGLKDLMQQHEVRIRNGMLAYAELEKLRAGDRSPELLASFEKNQKDLGYGLLLKKYAPNVVDASEQNIKAAVKDTVPNVTALFFSFRAMVASGFLMLLLFILATWAVAKRNAENKPWLLKYALFALPLPWIAAQTGWYVAEGGRQPWSIGEILPTHLSTSSLSTGDVWGSIIALAAFYTALLIIEMYLMIKFARLGPSSLHTGKYHFEKQEPKASVNGEALS
- the cydP gene encoding cytochrome oxidase putative small subunit CydP, whose amino-acid sequence is MSLNFKNLNGRLVKEITIILIIKIVLLLTIKHIWFDAPTIPKNFDNQVAEHIAGDNISHIKETR
- a CDS encoding OB-fold-containig protein → MADFFFNYYLMPFHLSVVALILLSVVETIGMYIGLRPSQLLKKIAPVWLSNSPLLNVKFSKALIFVFLLINFSFAGYFLQLSFFAIQHYFISPFYLIVPALVIAIFFTVFMIHCLDQVIKPKLTHTNYNLLGRLATVSSGNARPGFSAQARVRDEFGQLHYVQVEPEYGELELYSQVILVRVHKSHYVAKKISVSNDLFAPD
- a CDS encoding Rieske (2Fe-2S) protein, with protein sequence MTEEVPEREARAFDTLQGTTIFITQRDGAFYAYQNLCPHLQTELEYLENQFLDQDQEYIQCSTHGALFTVETGECISGPCLGDFLNKVEIKVHSDGGIYIVD